A window from Gammaproteobacteria bacterium encodes these proteins:
- a CDS encoding substrate-binding domain-containing protein, whose translation MRITTLPVVFSIFTLFCLPLAAEEAAKAEEQKEDAGHSKDYRTFHVDGKIDYGDIGDSYSAELVMYLAGNQFMVMQELIQDFQKKYPSVRSVYVETIPPGQILKNQILKQGEIDGQMTSQNPDLFASVNQNHLRKLIKLNRMRKFMIYTHNKLELMVKKGNPKNIKGVEDLGRADLVQSHPNPLTEGIFKFYGSEMLKDAGLYEKVTGGKECKECWAIPGKTWFTARHHRETPHRIETNQAHVGIVWTTEVQHAISEGRNIEGVAIPAPLNKQDKVGYAIGQLTNIRNPNNAARFLAYLATPDAQAIYAKYGFVQATEADLKLRDN comes from the coding sequence ATGCGTATAACGACATTACCGGTAGTTTTTTCAATTTTTACCCTGTTCTGCTTGCCCTTGGCAGCGGAGGAGGCTGCCAAAGCTGAAGAGCAAAAAGAGGACGCCGGTCACAGTAAAGACTATCGAACATTTCATGTTGATGGGAAAATTGATTACGGGGACATAGGCGATTCATATAGTGCGGAATTAGTCATGTATTTGGCCGGAAACCAGTTCATGGTAATGCAGGAGTTAATCCAGGATTTTCAAAAAAAATACCCGTCAGTTCGCTCTGTCTATGTAGAAACCATACCGCCGGGACAAATTTTAAAGAATCAAATTTTGAAACAGGGAGAAATTGACGGGCAAATGACCTCTCAAAACCCGGATTTGTTTGCCAGTGTTAACCAAAATCACTTACGCAAACTCATTAAGCTCAATCGAATGCGCAAATTCATGATTTACACTCACAATAAATTGGAGCTGATGGTCAAAAAAGGCAATCCTAAGAATATTAAAGGGGTAGAGGATTTGGGACGTGCGGATTTGGTGCAATCCCATCCCAATCCGTTAACGGAAGGTATTTTCAAATTTTACGGTTCAGAAATGTTAAAAGACGCCGGTTTGTATGAAAAAGTCACCGGTGGTAAAGAATGTAAGGAATGTTGGGCCATCCCCGGAAAGACTTGGTTTACTGCCCGGCACCATCGGGAAACTCCACACCGGATAGAAACCAATCAGGCTCACGTGGGCATTGTATGGACTACAGAAGTGCAGCACGCCATCTCCGAGGGTAGAAATATCGAAGGTGTGGCCATTCCGGCACCGCTGAACAAACAAGATAAAGTGGGCTATGCCATTGGCCAGCTGACTAATATTCGCAATCCCAACAATGCGGCTCGGTTCTTGGCTTATTTGGCAACACCGGATGCGCAAGCCATTTACGCTAAATACGGTTTTGTTCAGGCCACCGAAGCCGATTTGAAACTTAGAGATAATTAA
- a CDS encoding DUF2892 domain-containing protein: MIDLVKILMPMKTSPNLSHADRVSRLLICCALILLTLTVNSHVDHPGSFALLSIFFYTTALLSWDPFYDFLGISTYDEAAPQTTSIEKVTQAGTTTPVKPVFVFATGTPVAGMGTSAGLGVASELQQITQFDTEAA, encoded by the coding sequence ATGATTGATTTGGTAAAAATTTTGATGCCTATGAAGACCAGCCCAAACCTGAGTCATGCCGACCGGGTAAGTCGTCTGCTGATCTGCTGTGCACTCATATTGCTCACCTTGACGGTTAACTCCCATGTGGATCATCCCGGCTCGTTCGCGTTACTGTCTATCTTTTTCTATACCACAGCCCTGTTGTCATGGGACCCTTTTTACGATTTTCTGGGGATTTCAACCTATGATGAGGCTGCTCCGCAAACTACTTCTATAGAAAAAGTAACGCAGGCCGGGACGACCACCCCTGTAAAACCCGTGTTTGTTTTTGCCACAGGAACCCCTGTGGCGGGTATGGGAACGAGTGCGGGGTTGGGTGTGGCGAGTGAGCTGCAGCAAATTACCCAATTCGACACGGAAGCGGCATAG
- a CDS encoding sigma 54-interacting transcriptional regulator, with the protein MIRGKTLLVDDDPDLLRLMSIRMQSAGYEVNAVESAEKAIAKLAVVRPDVVITDLRMDGMDGLELFDVIHEMNPSLPVIILTAHGTIPEAVEATNRGVFSFLSKPFDGKELIEKVDKALQLSAVIKPDEEDGDTSWRDAIVTRSPAMEDILRQVRMIAQENISVFINGPSGSGKELIADALHKASPRRNQPFVAINCSAIPEALLESELFGHRKGSFTGAIKDNKGLFLSAHGGTLLLDEIGDMPLALQAKLLRVLQENRVRPIGGSEDVEVDVRVISATHKDLEKAMEDGLFRQDLYYRLNVVAIDLPALNMRREDIPLLAQHFLKNVVSKTKKKITAFSPEAMELLVAAPWPGNVRQLLNVVEQVCVLTTTPIIPASLVQRALKNPSHEIMSYAEARGRFERQYLCQLLQITSGKVSQAARLAKRNRTEFYRLLNRHNIDPAFFKRTDTMENE; encoded by the coding sequence GTGATTCGAGGCAAAACCCTATTAGTGGACGACGACCCGGATTTGTTGCGGTTAATGTCCATCAGAATGCAGTCGGCCGGTTACGAAGTCAATGCGGTTGAGAGTGCGGAGAAGGCCATCGCCAAATTGGCAGTGGTGCGTCCCGATGTGGTGATTACCGATTTGCGCATGGATGGTATGGACGGCTTGGAGTTGTTTGATGTGATCCATGAAATGAATCCTTCCTTGCCTGTCATCATATTAACTGCGCACGGCACCATTCCCGAGGCGGTGGAAGCTACTAACCGGGGTGTGTTTAGTTTTCTTTCCAAGCCTTTTGACGGCAAGGAACTCATTGAAAAAGTCGACAAGGCTTTACAGCTGTCTGCGGTGATCAAGCCCGATGAAGAAGACGGTGATACTTCCTGGCGCGATGCTATTGTTACCCGCAGTCCGGCGATGGAGGACATACTGCGCCAAGTGCGTATGATTGCACAGGAGAACATCAGTGTATTTATTAACGGTCCCAGTGGATCCGGTAAAGAATTAATCGCCGATGCGTTGCATAAGGCCAGTCCGAGGCGCAATCAGCCCTTTGTGGCAATAAACTGCAGTGCCATCCCCGAGGCTTTGTTGGAGTCAGAGTTGTTCGGGCATCGTAAAGGCTCCTTTACCGGCGCTATTAAAGATAATAAAGGTTTGTTTTTATCGGCCCATGGCGGCACCTTACTTCTGGATGAAATAGGCGATATGCCTTTGGCCTTGCAGGCAAAATTATTGCGTGTATTGCAGGAGAACCGGGTTCGTCCCATCGGTGGCAGCGAAGATGTGGAAGTGGATGTAAGAGTTATTTCCGCAACCCATAAGGATTTGGAAAAAGCCATGGAGGACGGTTTATTTCGTCAGGATTTGTATTATCGACTCAACGTTGTAGCCATCGATTTGCCGGCTCTCAATATGCGTCGGGAAGATATCCCATTGTTAGCGCAGCATTTTTTGAAAAATGTGGTGAGTAAAACCAAGAAAAAAATCACCGCTTTTTCCCCCGAAGCAATGGAGCTGCTGGTGGCTGCACCCTGGCCGGGAAACGTAAGGCAGTTACTCAATGTGGTGGAGCAGGTGTGCGTTTTGACCACAACCCCTATTATTCCTGCTTCGTTGGTGCAGCGGGCTTTAAAAAATCCCAGTCACGAAATTATGTCCTATGCCGAAGCGCGAGGTCGTTTTGAGCGACAGTATTTGTGTCAGTTACTGCAAATCACTTCGGGTAAAGTGAGCCAGGCTGCACGATTGGCCAAGCGCAATCGTACCGAGTTTTATCGCCTACTGAATCGCCATAATATCGATCCCGCTTTCTTTAAACGCACAGACACCATGGAAAATGAGTAG